A section of the Hevea brasiliensis isolate MT/VB/25A 57/8 chromosome 17, ASM3005281v1, whole genome shotgun sequence genome encodes:
- the LOC110665289 gene encoding uncharacterized protein LOC110665289, translated as MFGRLRPSTSSLDSLERPPSKIFKDDPLSIYEATLIKLKLGSQRDLSSSFKETMEMESDCSAATASSSMELVNLDPMLCTSTNVSETHQRLVTSPDEEAMAIDTISSCASNLSSPRACQSTGDSKQLQSRNISLLYLFSKYNTSRHALSSSDGESMTVASHCSTSSSSSSSNRQSFGSTNKQV; from the exons ATGTTCGGAAGGCTCAGACCATCTACTTCTTCGTTGGATAGCTTGGAGAGGCCACCTTCCAAGATCTTCAAAGACGATCCTCTCTCCATCTACG AGGCTACATTGATAAAGCTTAAATTAGGTTCGCAGCGTGATTTAAGTTCCTCCTTTAAGGAGACAATGGAGATGGAAAGTGATTGCAGTGCTGCAACTGCTTCCAGTTCTATGGAGTTGGTGAATCTGGACCCCATGCTTTGTACCTCTACAAACGTCTCTGAAACTCACCAACGTCTTGTAACATCTCCTGATGAAGAGGCAATGGCAATTGATACGATAAGCTCTTGTGCAAGTAATCTATCAAGTCCTAGAGCTTGCCAATCTACAGGTGATTCGAAACAGCTACAAAGTCGGAATATATCACTTCTTTACTTGTTTTCGAAATATAACACTTCACGCCATGCATTAAGCTCATCAGATGGAGAGTCGATGACAGTAGCGAGCCATTGTTCTACCAGTAGTTCCTCAAGTTCCAGCAACCGCCAGTCATTTGGCAGCACAAATAAACAGGTCTGA
- the LOC110665250 gene encoding GRAS family protein RAD1-like, whose protein sequence is MSPSLSSSEFSEDGTVNRMSGLDLSVSAMAYYPYPYLPTLENNPFICILPFSEEIRERKRIKRTLSFAESTGSNSDFYCVGGSNSDNSISRSSSNNSLNSLPRLRFRDHILTYTQRYLAAEAIEETATVMTNAEEGGNEEDGSTDGMRLVQLLIACAEAVACRDKSHASALLSELRRSALVFGSSFQRVASCFVQGLADRLSVVQPLGTVGFTAPMMNIMDISSDEKEEALCLVYEICPHIQFGHFVANSSILEAFEGESFVHVVDLGMTLGLPHGHQWRQLIQSLASRAGKPPCRLRITGVGLCVGRFQTIGDELVEYANDLGINLEFTVVESNLENLRCDDIKVFDGEVLVVNSILQLHCVVKESRGALNCVLQIIHALSPKVLVLVEQDSSHNGPFFLGRFMEALHYYSAIFDSLDAMLPRYDTRRAKMEQFYFAEEIKNIVSCEGPARVERHEKVDQWRRRMSRAGFQAAPIKMMAQAKQWLGKNKVCDGYTVVEEKGCMVLGWKFKPIIAASCWKC, encoded by the coding sequence ATGTCTCCCAGTTTGTCCTCAAGTGAGTTCTCCGAAGATGGAACAGTCAATAGAATGAGTGGTCTTGATCTCAGTGTTTCAGCTATGGCTTACTATCCTTACCCTTATTTGCCTACATTGGAGAACAATCCATTTATTTGTATCCTTCCTTTCTCAGAAGAAATTAGAGAACGTAAGAGGATCAAGCGAACACTAAGTTTTGCAGAATCCACAGGAAGTAATAGTGACTTTTATTGTGTTGGAGGCAGTAATAGTGATAACAGCATAAGCCGCAGTAGTAGCAATAATAGCCTAAATAGCTTGCCAAGACTTCGTTTCAGAGATCATATACTAACTTATACCCAAAGATATCTTGCAGCTGAGGCTATTGAAGAGACAGCAACAGTTATGACCAATGCTGAGGAAGGTGGAAATGAAGAAGATGGTAGTACCGATGGAATGAGGCTCGTTCAGCTTTTAATTGCTTGTGCTGAAGCTGTGGCTTGTCGTGATAAGTCACATGCCTCAGCTTTATTGTCTGAGCTTCGAAGAAGTGCTTTAGTTTTTGGCTCTTCTTTCCAGCGCGTGGCATCTTGCTTTGTCCAAGGCCTTGCTGATAGGTTGTCCGTGGTTCAACCACTGGGGACAGTTGGTTTCACTGCTCCGATGATGAACATAATGGACATTAGCTCTGATGAGAAGGAAGAAGCATTGTGTCTTGTTTACGAAATTTGCCCCCATATTCAGTTCGGTCACTTTGTGGCGAACTCATCAATATTGGAAGCCTTTGAGGGAGAGAGTTTTGTCCATGTGGTGGACTTGGGAATGACCCTTGGTTTGCCACATGGTCACCAATGGCGCCAGCTGATCCAAAGTCTCGCCAGTCGTGCAGGCAAGCCTCCTTGCCGTCTTCGAATTACTGGGGTAGGCCTTTGTGTTGGTAGGTTCCAAACCATCGGTGATGAACTGGTGGAATATGCAAACGACTTGGGAATTAACTTGGAGTTCACAGTGGTGGAAAGCAACCTGGAAAACCTGCGTTGTGATGACATCAAAGTATTTGATGGTGAAGTTCTTGTCGTGAACAGCATCCTTCAGCTGCACTGTGTGGTTAAAGAAAGCAGAGGAGCTTTGAATTGTGTTTTACAGATCATTCATGCTCTCTCACCAAAAGTTCTTGTTCTAGTTGAGCAAGATTCAAGCCACAATGGGCCGTTCTTTTTGGGAAGATTTATGGAAGCATTGCATTATTATTCAGCAATTTTCGACTCCCTGGATGCGATGCTGCCCAGGTACGACACCAGGCGTGCAAAGATGGAACAGTTTTATTTTGCTGAGGAGATAAAGAACATTGTGAGCTGTGAGGGACCAGCAAGGGTGGAGCGGCATGAGAAGGTGGACCAGTGGCGCAGGAGAATGAGCCGTGCAGGATTTCAGGCTGCACCAATTAAAATGATGGCCCAGGCCAAACAATGGCTGGGGAAGAATAAGGTTTGTGATGGCTATACCGTTGTGGAAGAAAAGGGTTGCATGGTCCTTGGTTGGAAGTTCAAGCCTATTATTGCAGCTTCATGCTGGAAATGCTAA
- the LOC110665288 gene encoding nucleoside diphosphate kinase 2, chloroplastic, with amino-acid sequence MEAAGWLGGSGPCVSASSTLRLSTERSFRSSGNSLPCLPCKKISVCTGQLAAFRSPFHLFSYSPSRPSYAKPRKATKTHIFLPHLVASMEVEETYIMVKPDGIQRGLVGEIISRFEKKGFKLTGLKLFQCPQELAEEHYKDLKTRPFFPKLINYITSGPVVCMAWEGVGAVASARKLIGSTDPLQAEPGTIRGDLAVQTGRNVVHGSDSPENGKREIALWFKEGELCQWSPAQATWLRE; translated from the exons ATGGAAGCAGCCGGCTGGCTTGGAGGAAGTGGACCATGCGTTTCTGCGTCATCCACTCTTCGCTTATCGACGGAGAGAAGTTTCAGAAGCAGCGGCAATAGCTTACCCTGCTTACCCTGCAAGAAGATTAGCGTATGCACCGGCCAACTGGCTGCATTCCGTTCGCCATTCCACCTTTTCTCATATTCCCCTTCTCGTCCTTCTTATGCTAAACCCCGCAAGGCCACCAAAACCCACATCTTCCTTCCTCATTTGGTCGCTTCCATG GAAGTTGAAGAGACTTATATTATGGTCAAGCCTGATGGCATCCAGCGGGGACTT GTTGGAGAAATAATATCAAGATTTGAGAAGAAAGGATTTAAACTGACAGGCCTGAAGCTCTTCCAATGTCCTCAAGAATTGGCAGAG GAACATTATAAGGATCTCAAGACTAGGCCTTTCTTCCCTAAACTGATTAATTACATAACTTCAGGTCCTGTTGTGTGTATG GCTTGGGAAGGTGTTGGTGCTGTAGCATCAGCACGTAAGTTGATAGGGTCAACAGATCCTCTTCAAGCTGAACCAGGCACAATAAGAGGGGATCTTGCTGTTCAAACTGGAAG GAATGTGGTCCATGGCAGTGACAGCCCTGAGAATGGAAAACGTGAAATAG CACTTTGGTTTAAGGAAGGTGAATTATGTCAGTGGTCACCAGCTCAAGCAACTTGGCTAAGGGAGTGA